One genomic segment of [Phormidium] sp. ETS-05 includes these proteins:
- a CDS encoding M67 family metallopeptidase → MTNKWWKCTCTANHWNEETAAEFSDSATLTKERSYVIAPAEMLRAQRQGRERQLSIIGIFHSHPDHEAVPSECDRALAWPEYSYIIVSVEQGHPSEIRSWCLEANHQFQPEPIIFEMTGSLP, encoded by the coding sequence GTGACAAACAAGTGGTGGAAGTGTACTTGCACCGCTAATCATTGGAATGAGGAGACAGCCGCCGAATTTTCTGACTCAGCCACCTTGACAAAAGAGCGAAGCTATGTTATAGCGCCAGCAGAAATGCTGCGGGCACAGCGGCAAGGGCGAGAACGCCAATTGAGTATTATTGGGATCTTTCATTCCCATCCAGACCATGAGGCGGTGCCGTCAGAGTGCGATCGCGCCTTGGCGTGGCCAGAATACTCGTATATCATAGTGTCGGTGGAGCAAGGGCACCCCTCGGAGATTCGCTCTTGGTGTCTGGAAGCAAATCACCAGTTCCAGCCAGAACCAATTATCTTTGAAATGACAGGTTCTCTCCCTTGA
- a CDS encoding Mov34/MPN/PAD-1 family protein yields the protein MVIRLQPQHLQAIRTHAANTYPEECCGLLLGVVGEGDKQVVEVYLHR from the coding sequence ATGGTTATCAGATTGCAACCACAACACCTGCAAGCCATCCGCACCCATGCGGCAAACACCTATCCCGAGGAATGCTGCGGTTTGCTGTTGGGGGTTGTGGGAGAGGGTGACAAACAAGTGGTGGAAGTGTACTTGCACCGCTAA
- the moeB gene encoding molybdopterin-synthase adenylyltransferase MoeB, with amino-acid sequence MLNPNLEEIQLSSDDYDRYSRHLILPEVGVDGQKRLKAAKVLCIGTGGLGSPLLLYLAAAGIGTLGIVDFDIVDKSNLQRQVIHGTSSLGKPKIESAKSRILEINPYCQVNLHEVRLSSENALDIIEPYDIVVDGTDNFPTRYLVNDACVLLNKPNVYGSIFRFEGQATVFNYEGGPNYRDLYPEPPPPGMVPSCAEGGVLGILPGIIGVIQATETVKIITKTGRTLSGRLLLYNALEMTFRELKLRPNPERPVIEKLIDYEEFCGIPQAKAEEEKQKTAIAEMTVVELKQLIDSGADDFVLVDVRNPHEYDIARIPGAVLVPLPDIENGSGVAKVKELLNGHRLIAHCKMGGRSAKALAILKEKAGIEGTNVKGGINAWSQEVDPTVPQY; translated from the coding sequence ATGCTAAATCCGAATTTGGAAGAAATCCAACTATCGTCTGACGACTACGATCGCTATTCCCGACACCTGATTCTCCCAGAAGTGGGAGTGGATGGGCAAAAACGTCTCAAAGCTGCCAAAGTCCTCTGCATCGGCACTGGCGGCTTGGGCTCCCCCCTGCTACTATACCTAGCGGCAGCCGGTATCGGCACCCTAGGCATCGTAGATTTTGACATCGTAGATAAATCCAACTTACAGCGGCAGGTGATTCACGGCACCTCCTCCCTAGGGAAACCCAAAATCGAATCGGCGAAAAGCCGCATTCTGGAGATTAATCCCTACTGCCAAGTTAACCTCCACGAAGTCCGCCTCAGCTCAGAAAACGCCCTAGACATCATCGAACCTTACGATATTGTGGTTGATGGCACGGATAACTTCCCCACCCGCTATCTGGTGAATGATGCCTGCGTCCTGCTGAACAAACCCAATGTTTACGGTTCCATCTTCCGCTTTGAAGGTCAGGCAACTGTATTCAACTACGAAGGCGGTCCTAACTACCGCGACCTGTACCCAGAACCCCCACCGCCGGGGATGGTGCCCTCCTGCGCTGAAGGTGGCGTTTTAGGGATTTTGCCGGGAATTATCGGTGTGATTCAGGCTACCGAAACGGTGAAAATCATCACCAAAACAGGCAGGACCCTGAGTGGCCGCCTGCTACTATACAATGCCTTGGAAATGACTTTCCGGGAATTGAAACTGCGACCGAACCCGGAACGGCCCGTAATCGAGAAGTTAATCGATTATGAGGAGTTTTGCGGCATTCCTCAAGCCAAAGCAGAGGAGGAGAAGCAGAAAACAGCGATCGCGGAAATGACCGTGGTGGAATTGAAGCAATTAATTGATAGCGGTGCCGATGATTTTGTGCTGGTGGATGTGCGCAATCCCCACGAGTACGACATTGCCCGTATTCCTGGGGCGGTATTGGTGCCATTGCCAGATATTGAAAATGGCTCTGGGGTGGCGAAGGTGAAAGAATTGCTCAATGGTCACCGGTTGATTGCGCACTGCAAGATGGGGGGACGATCGGCCAAAGCATTGGCAATCCTGAAAGAAAAAGCAGGCATTGAAGGGACGAACGTCAAAGGCGGCATCAATGCTTGGAGCCAAGAAGTTGACCCCACAGTGCCGCAGTATTAA